In Nonlabens agnitus, the DNA window GGTCCACACCTAGAAACATATCGTGCTTTATATTTTTGACGGCTGTCGCATCGTCTTCAGAAATGCCGCCACTTAACAAAAAGGGAACACTGCCGTTATAAGAGTCGAGTATTTGCCAATTAAATTTCTTGCCGCTACCACCATAATTCTTGGTGGCCGTATCAAAAAGGAAAAATAATTTTCCAGGATTCTGTTTTCCTAATTCCAGCCAGTCTTCCAGAGCGTTGAAAGCAAAGTCTTCGTGCATTTGAAATGCTTTGAAAACCTTGATATCTAATTCCAGTAACGCTTTCGCGAAAGCGGAATCCTCATCACCATGTAGCTGTACCACATCTAACTGCAAAGGAATGATATCCTGCAAAATTTCCTGAAGTGTAGCATTGACGTAGACTCCAACCGTTCCTTTGTTCATGGTGAGTTGCTCTATGTGGGATTTTTGTGTATCATCCACATATCGCTTGCTCTTGGGATATCTAATAATACCCATAAAGTCAATGTCCAACTGCTGCAGTGCATTGATGTTTTCAGTTTCTCGCATGCCGCATACCTTGATCATCATGATTGTATCGCTTTTATAAATTCGCTACAACTATGACCTGGATCGTTGGTTTTCATGAAGTTTTCACCTATCAAAAATCCTTTATATCCCAATCCAGCCAATTCCTTGACTATCGCCGGATCTGAAATTCCGCTTTCAGAAATGGCCAAAACGTCTTCAGGAAAATGGGGTAAAAGATCCTTACTGTTTTGGATATCAGTTTTGAAGCGTTTTAAGTCACGATTGTTGACACCTATCATGAATTTACCGATCAATAATGACTCTGTTACGTGCTTCACGCGATTCAATTCTTCTAAATCATGTACTTCAAACAATATGTCAAGCTGCAGATTGAGAGCTTCTGCGGCCATGGTCTTCAATTCCTCATCATTGAGGCAGGCAGCGATAAGTAAAATAGCATCGGCGCCATAGGCTCTGGCCTCATGAATTTGATATAGATCGATCATAAAATCCTTGCGCAGGATAGGAATGCTAACGCTTTCCCTGGCGTCTATAAGATCTTGTAGAGTACCACCAAAGAAGGGTTCATCAGTCAAACAACTGATGGCGCTTACACCTGCGGCCTCATATCCTTTTACAACGTCTTTGATTGTTGCTGGGCAATTAAAGGAACCTTTTGATGGGCTTTGCCGTTTATGCTCTGCTATGATCCCACTACCGTTAGCGATCGCATTGCGCATAGAGATGGTCTTACGAATGTAGTGTGGCATTTGTCTTAGATCATCTAAAGAAACTTTTTCCTTGCGTTTTCCAAGGTTTTCTCGTGTTTGATCGGTTATTTTTTTAAGTATGTCTTCCAAGGTGGTAGTTGGTATAAAGTTTTAAAGTATTCTTCCGTAATGGTGAAAACCTGTGTTATTGAAGGCTTAGCAATTTTTCAAAACACTCCAGTGCTTTCCCAGATTCCAGTGACTCACGCGCCTTACCAACAGCTTCTATCAAGGAAACTTGCTGAGCAACAGCAATGGCTGTGGCCGCATTTGCCAGTACCACAGACTTTTGAGCATCAGTAGCATTATTTTCCAAAACGTTTTTAAATATCGTAGCTGCTTCTTCCAGTGACTCACCGCCAGATATTTGCTCTAAAGTTAGTTGAGACAAGTTAAAATCTGCTGGTTTGACGTCAGTGACACCATTGTTGCCCGCGATTCTTGTTTTTCCCGTCAAGCTCACCTCATCATAACCATCGTGTGCATGGAGTATGGCGTATCGTTTTCCTTCTTCGTTTTGGAAAAGGTATTCGTAATTTCTGGCTAGCTGTAAATTGAAGACACCAACACTTTGTAATTTAGGTCTCGCAGGATTCACCAACGGCCCTAACATATTGAAAAACGTTTTGATTCCTAGTGCTCTTCTTATAGGCGCTACCGCTTTCATCGCTGGGTGAAACAACGGCGCATGAAGAAAACAGATGTTTGCTTCGTCAATTTGCTTTTCTAGGGTGTCAAAATCATTAGTGAACTTAAAGCCCATGGATTCCATCACATTACTGGAACCGCTCACTGAGCTTACGCCATAGTTACCATGTTTGGCTACCTTAACTCCAGCACCAGCCGTTACAAAACTTGCCAGCGTGCTTATGTTGAAGGTATTCTTGCCATCGCCACCGGTACCACATAAATCTATAGGATTGTATTTCTCTAGATCTATTAGTAAGGCCTGCTCCAACATGGCATCACGAAATCCAGCCAGCTCATCCACGGTAACGCTACGCATTCCATACACAGTAAGGAAAGCAGCAATCTGGGAATCGTTGACCTCACCTGCGGTGATGGCAGTAAGGATGTCGTGAGCACGCTTTCGCGAAAGCGTTTTGTGTTCAAATAATTCGTTGAGTATTTCCTTCATCCTAGAGTGTTGCTAAAAAGTTTTTGAGCATGGTTTTTCCCTGTGGCGTCATGACGCTTTCTGGGTGAAATTGTACTCCATAAATGGGTAGATCCTTATGCTTCAGGGCCATGATCTGACCGTTTTCATCTCGGGCGGTGATTTGAAGTACGTCTGGGAAATCAGATTCCTGGGCGTTCCAGGAGTGATAGCGACCTGCTTCAAATTGTTTGTCCACACCATCAAAGAATGCACTATTATCGTGCTGCATAACAGTGGCAATACCGTGATATACTTTTTCTAGATTGATAATCGTACCGCCAAAGGCTTCGGTAATGGCCTGATGTCCCAGACAAATCCCCAATATGGGAACCGTGTCTTTTACCGTGTCAATAATCTCCATCAATTTTCCAGCTTCTCTAGGAACGCCAGGACCAGGTGAAAGAATGATGGCGTCGTAGGTTAAACATTCTTCTGGTGCAATCTTATCATTCCTCATCACGGTGACATTTGCCTCAAGATCTTCCAGATAGTGGACGAGATTGTAGGTAAATGAATCGTAATTGTCGATTACCAGTATGTTGGACTTTTTATTCATTGATAATAAATTTCCCGTATTCGTCTACTGTGGCCGTAGTAACGGTACCATCGGCACAAGTGGTAGTTATGTTGAGCTTGCCATCAATGACACCGTTACAATTTAATTCTTCAATTGTACTAGCCATCACGTATGAATCGATAATTTTAAAATCTTTGCTGAATGAGCGTAATACAAATTCAAAGTAAGTACCCTTAGCATTCATATATTTTCTTAGAATCACCCTTATCTCAAATTTATCGGACTTGTAGATCTGTTTTCCTTTAGAAATGTCTGCAACCATCACCTTATAATAGTCTTCTTTAGAAAAATAGAAGTACGTGCTATCCTTTATGAGTTCAAATGGCATGTTAGGAACAAACTCAATCTTATCTCCAGTTTCTTGTTCAATAATGTCCACTTTAAAGATGGCTTTATCATTTGAGCAGGATGTTACAATCCCAATTATACCTATCAGTATTAATAATTTCTTTTTCATTTCAAATTTGCTTGTTGGATCGCCTTTCTCAAGGCATTTGTTTTATTGTAAACTTCTTGGGTTTCGTTTTCTAGATTGCTTTCCACAACTACTCCAGCACCAGCTCTAAATTGCATCTTATTATTACTGGATAGAATGGTTCTTATGACGATGGCATGGTTGAAACTACCGTCAAAACCTAGGTAACCTATGGCGCCACCGTAAAATTGTCTAGCAGATTTTTCATACTTATCAATAAGCTGCATGGCTCTAAATTTAGGAGCACCACTTAATGTGCCTGCTGGAAAAGTATCGCCTATAAGCGGTATACGGTCTTCTTCCTCAATCACACCAGTGACTGTGCTTACCATGTGAATTACATGAGAATAGAAATGAATATTTTGATAGTCAGTCACTTGTACTTCACGAGCGTGACGACTTAAATCATTGCGAGCAAGATCCACCAGCATGATATGTTCTGCCGTTTCTTTTGGGTCGTTTTTTAATTCCTTGGCGGCAGCTAGATCTGCTGCATCATTGCCAGTTCTTTTGTAGGTACCTGCAATAGGCTGGATGCTCACTTTTTCATTTTTTATGAGTAATTGAGCTTCTGGCGAAGAGCCGAAGATTCTAAAATTTCCATAATCAAAGTAGAACAAATATGGGCTAGGATTGATCGCTCGCAACTGGCGATATACATTGAAGTCATCACCTTTGTAAGCTTGGATAAACTTTCTGGAAAGAACAATCTGGAAAACATCACCTCGCTTGCAGTGGTCCTTGCCCTTTTCTACTAGATGTTTGAAATCGGCATCTGTCATTTCTGATTCTTCAGCACCATCAGTGAAGAAATCATATTTTGCGATGTCTCTATGCTGTATGATGTTGATGAGGTTCTCCATTTTTGAAGTACCTTTTTCATAAACATGATCAAAAACATATAGTTGATTGTGATAATGATCAAAGACCAGCACATTTTGGAATACCTGATAATGCACTAATGGGATAGCTTCCTCATCAATGATTTTTTCTTTAGAGAATTCGATATTTTCAAACAGCTGTACCGCATCATAACTAAGGTACCCAAAAAGCCCATTCGTGGGAAAAGGAAACTCTGTCGCTCCAGGGTCAAATAAATTTTTGAAATTCTCAAGCCCTTTTACGAGATCATAATCTGTAGAAAAATCCTGCTCATCTATCTTACCATCTGGTGTTGCGATAGAGACCTTATCATAGTCAATCTCAAAGGTTGCTACAGGACTACAGCAAATAAAAGAGAAGCTGTTACTGCGTTGTCCGTATTCATTACTCTCCAGCAAAATACTGCCAGGATATTTGTCCCGCAGTCGCATGTAGATGCCCACAGGCGTCATCGTATCTGCCAGGACTGTTTGGTGGGAAGTAGTAGGTTTAAAAACTTTCATTATATCTTTTTAAATGGAAATAGGCTAATAAAAAAGGCCTGCCGTAAAGCAGACCTTGTATATTCATTCATACGGGTGACTTCACGGCTGTTGAGCTATGTTATTCCACCACCAAGTATGATTTGTTCTTTCCATTGAAGTGTAAAGATAATTACGCTTTCGCGAAAGCGCAAACATTTTAAGCTCACATTTTAATATCCATCATCGTGAACTCCAGCAACTGCTCTGCCTGAAGGGTCATTCATATTCTTAAATGCGGCATCCCATTCCAATGCAATAGGAGTAGAGCAGGCCACAGATTTTACTGATGGCACACAACTCGCCGCGGCATCACTAGGGAAATGATCGCTAAAGATGCTGCGATAATAGTATTCTTCCTTGCTTTGTGGTGGATTGATTTTGAACTTGTATTTAGCAGATTCCATCATTTCATCAGTAACCTGTTCGTTTACAGTTTCCTTTAGAGTATCGATCCAGCTGTATCCTACACCGTCGCTAAATTGTTCTTTCTGTCTCCAGGCCACACTTTTTGGCAAGTAGTCTTCAAAGGCTTCACGCAATATGTGCTTTTCCATCTTGCCTTTACCGCACATCTTATCCTTAGGGTTCAATCGCATGGCAACATCCATGAATTCTTTATCAAGGAAAGGTACGCGACCTTCAATACCCCAAGCGGCCAAGGATTTGTTCGCTCTCAAGTTATCGTATAGGTGTAGCGTGTCTAGTTTACGAACGGTTTCTTTGTGGAATTCTTCTGGACTAGGCGCTTTGTGAAAGTAGAGGTAACCGCCAAAAATCTCGTCACTACCTTCTCCAGACAGTACCATCTTAATACCCATGGATTTGATTACTCGAGCCAATAAATACATAGGTGTGGAAGCTCTTACCGTGGTCACATCATAGGTTTCCAAATAGTAGATGACATCTTTTATGGCATCAAGACCTTCTTGAATCGTAAAGTTGACACTGTGGTGCACGGTTCCTATATGTTCTGCTACCGTTTCTGCAGCGGCAAGATCTGGACTGCCTTCAAGACCTATCGCAAAGGAGTGTAATTGTGGCCACCAGGCGTCTGCGTAATCGCCAGACTCAACACGCCTCGCGGCATATTTTTTTGCTACGGCACTTACAATAGAACTGTCCAGTCCACCAGAAAGCAAGACACCATAAGGTACGTCACTCATCAGATGTCTGTGAACGCTATCTTCCATCGCTTTGCGCAATTCTTTTACTGAACTGGTGTTGTCCTTTACGGCGTCATAGTCTTTCCAATCGCGATCGTACCACTTTTTAAATTCTTTGTCCTCACTGTAATAGTAGTGTCCTGGTGGGAACGGAGCGATTTCATTGCAGGTTCCTTCTAAGGCCTTTAATTCACTTGCTACATAAAACTGACCCATTTCATCTGTCCCGTAATACAACGGTATGATTCCTTGATGGTCCCGAGCACATAAGAATACATCCTTCTCGCTATCATATAGTGCAAAACTGTACATGCCTACTAAATCATCCATAAAATTGACGCCTTTATCTTGATATAGAGCAAGGATAACTTCGCAATCTGATTTTGTCTTGAATTTATAATCACTGTATTGTTCACGTATTTTCTGGT includes these proteins:
- a CDS encoding phosphoribosylanthranilate isomerase; this encodes MMIKVCGMRETENINALQQLDIDFMGIIRYPKSKRYVDDTQKSHIEQLTMNKGTVGVYVNATLQEILQDIIPLQLDVVQLHGDEDSAFAKALLELDIKVFKAFQMHEDFAFNALEDWLELGKQNPGKLFFLFDTATKNYGGSGKKFNWQILDSYNGSVPFLLSGGISEDDATAVKNIKHDMFLGVDLNSQFEDEPGLKNIEMIKSFIEKLRK
- the trpC gene encoding indole-3-glycerol phosphate synthase TrpC, coding for MEDILKKITDQTRENLGKRKEKVSLDDLRQMPHYIRKTISMRNAIANGSGIIAEHKRQSPSKGSFNCPATIKDVVKGYEAAGVSAISCLTDEPFFGGTLQDLIDARESVSIPILRKDFMIDLYQIHEARAYGADAILLIAACLNDEELKTMAAEALNLQLDILFEVHDLEELNRVKHVTESLLIGKFMIGVNNRDLKRFKTDIQNSKDLLPHFPEDVLAISESGISDPAIVKELAGLGYKGFLIGENFMKTNDPGHSCSEFIKAIQS
- the trpD gene encoding anthranilate phosphoribosyltransferase, with amino-acid sequence MKEILNELFEHKTLSRKRAHDILTAITAGEVNDSQIAAFLTVYGMRSVTVDELAGFRDAMLEQALLIDLEKYNPIDLCGTGGDGKNTFNISTLASFVTAGAGVKVAKHGNYGVSSVSGSSNVMESMGFKFTNDFDTLEKQIDEANICFLHAPLFHPAMKAVAPIRRALGIKTFFNMLGPLVNPARPKLQSVGVFNLQLARNYEYLFQNEEGKRYAILHAHDGYDEVSLTGKTRIAGNNGVTDVKPADFNLSQLTLEQISGGESLEEAATIFKNVLENNATDAQKSVVLANAATAIAVAQQVSLIEAVGKARESLESGKALECFEKLLSLQ
- a CDS encoding anthranilate synthase component II — encoded protein: MNKKSNILVIDNYDSFTYNLVHYLEDLEANVTVMRNDKIAPEECLTYDAIILSPGPGVPREAGKLMEIIDTVKDTVPILGICLGHQAITEAFGGTIINLEKVYHGIATVMQHDNSAFFDGVDKQFEAGRYHSWNAQESDFPDVLQITARDENGQIMALKHKDLPIYGVQFHPESVMTPQGKTMLKNFLATL
- a CDS encoding anthranilate synthase component I family protein, giving the protein MKVFKPTTSHQTVLADTMTPVGIYMRLRDKYPGSILLESNEYGQRSNSFSFICCSPVATFEIDYDKVSIATPDGKIDEQDFSTDYDLVKGLENFKNLFDPGATEFPFPTNGLFGYLSYDAVQLFENIEFSKEKIIDEEAIPLVHYQVFQNVLVFDHYHNQLYVFDHVYEKGTSKMENLINIIQHRDIAKYDFFTDGAEESEMTDADFKHLVEKGKDHCKRGDVFQIVLSRKFIQAYKGDDFNVYRQLRAINPSPYLFYFDYGNFRIFGSSPEAQLLIKNEKVSIQPIAGTYKRTGNDAADLAAAKELKNDPKETAEHIMLVDLARNDLSRHAREVQVTDYQNIHFYSHVIHMVSTVTGVIEEEDRIPLIGDTFPAGTLSGAPKFRAMQLIDKYEKSARQFYGGAIGYLGFDGSFNHAIVIRTILSSNNKMQFRAGAGVVVESNLENETQEVYNKTNALRKAIQQANLK
- the asnB gene encoding asparagine synthase B, translated to MCGIVGVFDLKKSSADQRQDVLELSKKLRHRGPDWSGIYCGEKAILAHERLTIVDPQSGGQPLYSPDGKIVLAVNGEIYNHQKIREQYSDYKFKTKSDCEVILALYQDKGVNFMDDLVGMYSFALYDSEKDVFLCARDHQGIIPLYYGTDEMGQFYVASELKALEGTCNEIAPFPPGHYYYSEDKEFKKWYDRDWKDYDAVKDNTSSVKELRKAMEDSVHRHLMSDVPYGVLLSGGLDSSIVSAVAKKYAARRVESGDYADAWWPQLHSFAIGLEGSPDLAAAETVAEHIGTVHHSVNFTIQEGLDAIKDVIYYLETYDVTTVRASTPMYLLARVIKSMGIKMVLSGEGSDEIFGGYLYFHKAPSPEEFHKETVRKLDTLHLYDNLRANKSLAAWGIEGRVPFLDKEFMDVAMRLNPKDKMCGKGKMEKHILREAFEDYLPKSVAWRQKEQFSDGVGYSWIDTLKETVNEQVTDEMMESAKYKFKINPPQSKEEYYYRSIFSDHFPSDAAASCVPSVKSVACSTPIALEWDAAFKNMNDPSGRAVAGVHDDGY